The Periophthalmus magnuspinnatus isolate fPerMag1 chromosome 10, fPerMag1.2.pri, whole genome shotgun sequence genome segment gagtatttaaagtgagtatttaaagtgagtatttaaagtgagtatttaaagagagtatttaaagagactatttaaagagagtatttaaagtgagtatttaaagagagtatttaaagagagtatttaaagagagtatttaaagagagtatttaaagtgagtatttaaagagagtatttaaagtgagtatttaaagtgagtatttaaagagagtatttaaagagagtatttaaagagagtatttaaagtgagtatttaaagtgagtatttaaagtgagtatttaaagtgagtatttaaagagagtatttaaagagagtatttaaagagagtatttaaagagagtatttaaagtgagtatttaaagagagtatttaaagagagtatttaaagagagtatttaaagagagtatttaaagtgagtatttaaagagagtatttagagtatttaaagagagtatttaaagagagtatttaaagtgagtatttaaagagagtatttaaagagagtatttaaagagagtatttaacgTGAGTATTTAAtgtgagtatttaaagtgagtatttaaagagagtatttaaagagagtatttaaagagagtatttaacgtgagtatttaaagagagtatttaaagagagtatttaaagagagtatttaaagagagtatttaaagtgagtatttaaagagagtatttagagtatttaaagagagtatttaaagagagtatttaaagtgagtatttaaagagagtatttagagtatttaaagagagtatttaaagagattatttaaagagagtatttaaagagagtatttaaagagagtatttaaagtgagtatttaaagtgagtatttaaagtgagtatttaaagagagtatttaaagagagtatttaaagagagtatttaaagagagaatttaaagtgagtatttaaagagggtatttaaagtgagtatttaaagagagtatttaaagagagtatttaaagagagtatttaaagtgagtatttaaagagagtatttaaagagagtatttaaagtgagtatttaaagagagtatttaaagagagtatttaaagagagtatttaaagagagaatttaaagtgagtatttaaagagggtatttaaagtgagtatttaaagtgagtatttaaagagagtatttaaagtgagtatttaaagtgagtatttaaagagagtatttaaagagagtatttaaagagagtatttaaagagagaatttaaagtgagtatttaaagtgagtatttaaagtgagtatttaaagagagtatttaaagagagtatttaaagagagaatttaaagtgagtatttaaagtgagtatttaaagagagtatttaaagtggACACAGACTGACTCTGACACTGATGGTttggcagacacacacacacacacacccccacaccccccccccccccccccccccccacacacacacacacccacacactctgtgttttattgttactgATTGAACAGGGGCCTTTTATTTTGGAGGATTGTGGCTCCATCTAGTGGTCGCCACGTGACGATGCATTTCATAGTTTCTACAAACTTCAAAACTAAAGACACTGTGGAATCTACTCAAGTTAAATTTTGCGTCCACTACATTTGTAACTTTATTTCTGCAAAAACATTAAGTCAAACTGATCTGAACATGAAATGATCTTCACTCCATCAGCGGCTTTAGGTGTAAAGTGACGCACAAGGGTCTGAtctatacacaaatacacaatactATACATAATATTATACACGTACactatacatacacatatacacaatatacaaatactatacacacatacacatatactaATGAGACATGTAACTGAAttgtactctgtgtgtatgtgcgtgtgtgcgcgcgcgtgtccctgtctcttctgtttgtctctgtctctgctgtttgtccctgtctctgctgtttgtccctgtctcttctgtttgtccctgtctctgctgtttgtcccTGTCTCGAGGCCAGTGGTTCTCACACTGTGGTGCATGTCCTCGTGTCTCACAGGCTCCCTCTGGTGGAGCAGATGGATTTTCAGTTCTCTGCTTCAGTCTGAGTTGATTTTCTTCTTTTGACAGATGGACATTTTACACCAGGTTTTTGTACTTCAGACCCGGTCTGGTCCCGCGTctacacacctcagagggacagaggacacacctcagagggacagaggacacacctcagagggacagaggacacacctcagagggacagaggacacacctcagtgggacagaggacacacctcagagggacagaggacacacctcagagggacagaggacacacctgaaggacagaggacacacctcagagggacagaggacacaggtgagTCCTTTATTACTGTCTGTTTGTGGTTcgtccttttgtctctaaatatcAGATGATGTGATTGTGGCTCTTGATTATGTCACAAACCTCTGTCCCATCTTTATATTCACCACTTCATCTGCAGACTGCGCTCCTctagctaactgctaacgagctaactgctaacgagctaactgctaacgagctaactgctaacgcgccactgttagcataacagtgagtgtTGTTGCAGGTCACACTTTCACTCATATGTTCGTGTCTGTGTCACTTTTTCTGCTGTTCGtctttttaaatctttaaactGTTCAGGCGCTAAATGTTTGTCAAATATAAAgtttcactgcagcacaaaGCGAATAAACACCAGCGCCACTTAGCACCGTTAGCATGGTTAGCATGCTCCTGtcataaacacaagcactgagCTGACGTCTCTGTGAAATATAAACACCTTTAGAGTCTTAAGACCAGatctgctctgtggagagatgagctgtgactCAAACAAAAGGCAGAAcagctacagtggtatcggctcttggtatcgagAGCCCATTGACGAGTATGAATACCAACACCCGATACTAGTATCGGTATCTGTGcatcctactcattaatatgtggATTTACACGAAATCACAGCATCTAAagcctaaatataaaaatagaatatttattatttaatgttcagcCCCAATGATCTGAAGATTATAAATGTGATGGTTATAAATGTGATgattataaatgtgatgttatgtccaggctgtttctcttatgttTCTCTTAACTttgatcactactttgtacttgttgAGTGACATGATtctgaagtaactgtactctagTTTAAGTACATCGTTTGGCTGCTCTGTCCAACACAAATGTGATCTCACTTTATTCGACTGGAGCACATTAAAATGCTCCAGAATGTTAAAATGTGTCTGGCAGAGCCTCCTTCCTCACATAGTTTTATTCTGTTGTACTTTTCTGTGCTGAGACTCTAGAACATTCTAGAGTCTTTTAAactggttgtgatgatgttttaatgttttcaaaTATGAATCTGTGTCACTGAAGTGGAGACGGCCCCTGAGGACagattcagcttagggcccctaaAGGCCAGGACTGGCCCTGTGTAGACCCGGGCTAGTCTCGGGTCTAGTCCCACTGTAGACCCGGTCTAGTCCCACTGTAGACCCGGTCTAGTCTCGGGTCTAGTCCCGCTGTAGACCCGGTCTAGTCTCGGGTCTAGTCCCGCTGTAGACCCGGTCTAGTCTCGGGTCTAGTCCCGCTGTAGACCCGGTCTAGTCTCGGGTCTAGTCTCGGGTCTAGTCCCGCTGTAGACCCGGTCTAGTCTCGGGTCTAGTCCCGCTGTAGACCCGGTCTAGTCTCGGGTctagtcctgctgtagacccGATGGTTTTTAGGAGGTGCTCTTTTGGTTTTGCTCTGTTCTAGATCACTGTAGTTTCTTTAGGTTCTTCAGGCGTTTATGTAGTTTCTTTAGGTTCTTCAGGCGTTTATGTCGTTTCTTTAGGTTCTTCACGCGTTTATGTCGTTTCTTTAGGTTCTTCAGGCGTTTACGTCGTTTCTTTAGGTTCTTCAGGCGTTTATGTCGTTTCTTTTGGTTCTTCAGGTGTTTATGTCGTTTCTTTAGGTTCTTCAGGCGTTTACGTCGTTTCTTTTGGTTCTTCAGGTGTTTTTGTCGTTTCTTTTGGTTCTTCAGGTGTTTTTGTCGTTTCTTTAGGTTCTTCATGCGTTTATGTCGTTTCTTTTGGTTCTTCAGGTGTTTATGTCGTTTCTTTAGGTTCTTCACGTGTTTATGTCGTTTCTTTAGGTTCTTCATGCGTTTATGTCGTTTCTTTTGGTTCTTCAGGTGTTTTTGTCGTTTCTTTAGGTTCTTCAAGTGTTTATGTCGTTTCTTTAGGTCCTTCACGCATTTATGTCGTTTCTTTAGGTTCTTCAGGTGTTTATGTCGTTTCTTTTGGTTCTTCAGGTGTTTATGTCGTGGGCTGGAGACAGACCGATATATCAGGTCAATATTTACACTTTTGAGcgtatcggccttaaatctccagcacaggccaattttgttttggtcaatctgctgcataaaaatccacacaaagctccatatgaacattttagtaaatttaaattatataatttggagaaaaaaatctgaagcAGCCCCTcatattggcccaaaaacaTCAGTGCAGAAACATTGGCAGATTTTATCGTCCGTCATTTTCTCTGGATTATAAATAATTGACATCGATCATGAGAAAACTGAACAAGTCACAGCTGATTTTTGTTCTAATCCTCAGGATCGTCTGTTTTTacgtgtacatttttgtttgttcaaattctgaaagtgttaaaataaaccctctaCTAccctgtactgaagtaaaagtaaaaagtatacactaaaatgtacttaagtacagatactgctctcacgTGTAGtgaagtatccactttaaaactgTATCTGTtctgaagtacagatacataaaactTTAATTCTTTACTTTATTCTTACTTTTTCATTCCACTGGTAAAGACCTTCCAATACAGtaagaaaaatatgtaattttctttggatttagttttttattaacaaaactcacaaacagaaaacaggctTGATATTATGCCTCTTTTTCCAGGACATGTTGGCTCATGCAGTCTCAGAGTCTCCGGAACACTCGTTTCAACGTCACGCCCTTCTCTCCTGGAGTTGCACATATCTGCAGCCACAaagaaagtgaaataactcagtttgacttatataatatataaataaatacacaaatgtaatAGAGTTTAGGTCCCTatcactttaaaacatgatCTTCTGTGTGAGTCTTACTAGGACCAGTTTGTCGTCCACCATCTCAGCTGTTAAATGGTACATAGGGAACTGTATTTTAAGTTGGCCGTTCTCCATTATGACCGGGGCCTGTAGGTCATGATGCAGTGTTAGAATATCCAGACTGATGTCATAGTTGTTTGTTCTTCCTGTAAATCAAACAAACCCACCTTAAACTTGACCCCGGTCATCGTGGCCAGCTCGCACTCTTGTCCCACGGTGAAGGTGTTAGGCCAGGTGTGGTTGGTGCTCTTTTGAGTCCAGGTAAAGTTGTTTCCGTCCTGTTGGATCTCTGTGATCACCTTACCATCTGTCTTTGCTTTGAGGAGATCTGCAAACAGCAAAGTCTAACTCCAAACTGACAAAAGCATCGTTTATCTAACAGGATTTAACTTTACCGATCGCTTCTAGAAATTCCACATAGTTTTCTTGAGTCTCCAGCTCATATATCCCTGTGAAAGTCATGATGGAAAAGACCAGTGCAAAAGAACGGGGGCATGCGTTTTTCACACATTAaaaaagggggcggggccaaATGTGATCCAACcacttcctcctttcctccagATATTGGCCTTCTATCAGCACATTCACCAGCCCACACTTGGACGGGGACACCTCAAGTTTCACAACCacttttttgtcagtttagTAAATTGGGACTAATCTGAACAATGTGTTCTTGTCATGATCAGGTTTGTGAGTGAGATGAAGGAGCTGCAAGTCCGAGCATGTGACAAGAGCAGTCAACAGAGCCTGGAATCCTGGGCTATAAACACAATTctgtaaatgtgaaaaatgtgaaatacccaACAGTAAACATGCAGATAACAACACATCAAATTAAACTGAGAATGTGTGTGGAGAATGTCAGATATATTCACTTACTATAATgctgtgaaataaataaactgtaaaagaaaaaagttaaatctgtcaactggacaaaaagttgtaggggtgaagacgtttggctgctcatccaagaggcttcttcagttctggtcagattactgctggacgctgcctcTCCTTGTTTTCttggtttgctttgggtctgaggatggagttatagatgggggataaattatgtctttcctaacaaaaatatcttctttaaatctcctctcaaaccatttcttttctctggctcaggtttgaacctcactctcttcaaaggagtggtcagtgtctttgagatggagatgaacagcagactgtggtcctgagctgctctctctcagtgttggttcattctcttatggagtggtgtttagtttctccagtgtgacgctcacttcactcttcactgaatggagtagacacatgACTTGGTTTGTgactcggggttttgtcctttggatgaaccagtttctgtctttaaTTGTTTGTAGACTGGGatccgtttaacctccactggtacacgcccactgtgatgtacacgcccactgtgatgtacacgcccactgtgatgtacactaaaatgtacttaagtaaagtacagatactgctctcacatgtagtgaagtatccactttaaaactgTATCTGAAAAACGTTCTTATGTAAAGTACGGATATCTaaaactttactactttactttacttttactttttcattacGTTCCACCATTGGTAAAGACCTTCTATTAAAGAAAGCAAAATATGACATTCTGTTTAGACGTTTTTTATTAACAAaactcacaaacagaaaacaggctTGATATTATGCCTCTTTTTCCAGGACATGTTGGCTCATGCAGTCTCCGAGTCTCCGGAACACTCGTTTCCATGTCACGGCATTCTCTCCTGAAGTTACAACTATCTGCAGCCACAAggaaagtgaaataactcagtTTGActtaataaacacacaaatgtaaTAGAGTTTAGGTCCCTatcactttaaaacatgatCTTCTGTGTGAGTCTTACTTGGACCAGTTTGTCGTCCACCATCTCAGCTGTTAAATGGGAATGAGGGAACTGTATTTTAAGCTGGCCGTTCTCCATTATGATCAGGGTCTGTAGGTCATGATGCAGTGTTAGAATATCCAGACTGTCCTGTCCTATAAATCATACAAACCCACCTTAAACTTGTCGCCACCCATCGTGGTCATCTCGCACTCTTGTCCCACAGTGAAGGTGTTAGGCCAGGTGTGGTTGGCGGTGCTTTCAATCCATTTAAAGTTGTTTCCGTCCTGTTCGATCTTTGTGATCACATTACCAGTTCTCTTTGCTTTGAGGAGATCTGCAAACAGAAAAGTCTAACTCCAAACTGACAAAAGCATCGTTTATCTAACAGGATTTAAATTTACCGATCGCTTCTAGAAATTCCACATGGTTTTCTTGAGACTCCAGCTCATATATCCCTGTGAAAGACATGATGGAAAAGACAAGTGCGAAGGAACGGGAGCACGCGTTTATCACACATTAaaaaagggggcggggccaaATGTGATCCAAAcacttcctcctttcctccagATATTGGCCTTCTATCAGCACATTCACCAGCCCACACTTGGACGGGGACACCTCAAGTTTCACAAACAGTTTAGTAAATTGGGACTAATCTGAACAATGTGTTCTTGTCATGATCAGGTTTGTGAGTGAGATGAAGGAGCTGCAAGTCCGAGCATGTGACAAGAGCAGTCAACAGAGCCTGGAATCCTGGGCTATAAACACAATTctgtaaatgtgaaaaatatgaaatacccAACAGTAAACATGCAGATAacaacacatcaaatgaaactgAGAATGTGTGTGgagaatccatccatccattttcttctgcttacctggggccgggtcacggggggagcagtctaagcagggactcccagacttcccacaccccagacacgtcttccagctcctccggtgggacctcaaggccagctcccaggccagctgagagacgtAGTatctccagcatgtcctgggtcttccctggggcctcctccctgtgGGACTTGCCCGGTACACCTCCCttgggaggcgtccaggaggcatcctgagcagatgctcgagtcacctcagctggctcctttcTACGTGTAGgacagcagctctactccgagctccacccgtgtgaccgagctcctcaccctatctctaagggagatAGTAAGAGACCCATTTTGGCCATtagtatccgcgatcttgtcctttcggtcattacccagagctcatgaccataggtgagggtaggagcgtagattgaccggtaaatcgagagctttgccttccagctcagctccttgaACTAAAGGgccttgaactcctccacttgaggcagggactacTCACCCACACTTTTTCCAgccgagaaccatggcctcagatttagaggagctgattctcatcccagctgcttcacactcagctgcaaaccgccccaggtcctggctcgatgaagccatcagaacagaacagcagagatgagagcCTGTGGTTACCAAAGCGgaccccctccgacccctggctgcgcctagaaattctatgtccccagagccagtctccatgtccggagatccggtcgtcaagGCCCCGGCCTTcaactgccacccagatctctctgcactggCCCCTTACAGATCCTCTCGCGAGTGGATCCTGCCCCATGTCTCCTTTCGGCTGAGCcgatggggaaaggcccggccaccaggcactcgctCTCGACGCTGATCCGGGTAATGTAGCCAACCTTGCTCTTACACTTgtcataaagggcttctgaaccgctcttagtcagtgTGGAGAATGTCAGATATTTACTTACTATAATGCTGTGAAATAAATGACAGACTAGTCAGATATATTCCAGTCAGATATATTCCacaaaatagtaaaagccaaagttaaatctgtcaactgtacaTAAAGgagtaggagtgaagatgtttggctgttcatccaagccgcttcttcagttctggtcagattactgctggacactgccttatatctgtctgaaggaaggagctaactactactggaaacagcttttgtttacactttCAACCTTAATGGTACCTTTTGTGTTATCTTTGTTTCctctgtttgctttgggtctgaggatggagttataaataggagatatgtgatgtctaaggccccttTTCTGTTCAAGTAATggttgtctttcctaacaaaaatatcttctttaactcccctctcaaatcatttcttttctcaggctcagatctgaacttcactctcttcttctttcgtggtcagtgtctttgagatggagatgaacagcagactgtggtcctgagctgctctctctcagtgttggttcattctcttatggagtggtgtttagtttctccagggTAACATTCacttcactcttcactgaatggagtagacacatgACTTTGTTTGCAGTAGCTTTGGCCTTGGAAATCTTCCATGCCATTTGGCCAAGTGTCTTTCTTATGGTTGAGACTCGTGAGGCCTGCAGTTGTTTAGATGTGATTCTTTTTTGTGACCTCTTGGATCAGTCGTCACTCTTGGTGTCATTTTTGTAGGTTGGCC includes the following:
- the LOC117377192 gene encoding gastrotropin-like encodes the protein MTFTGIYELETQENYVEFLEAIDLLKAKTDGKVITEIQQDGNNFTWTQKSTNHTWPNTFTVGQECELATMTGVKFKAPVIMENGQLKIQFPMYHLTAEMVDDKLVLICATPGEKGVTLKRVFRRL
- the LOC117377191 gene encoding gastrotropin-like: MSFTGIYELESQENHVEFLEAIDLLKAKRTGNVITKIEQDGNNFKWIESTANHTWPNTFTVGQECEMTTMGGDKFKTLIIMENGQLKIQFPHSHLTAEMVDDKLVQIVVTSGENAVTWKRVFRRLGDCMSQHVLEKEA